CTGAGTTTTTCCCACATAGCAGTGAAAGTGTTGGCCAAAATGTGActtctgtgtggttttctgtAGGCCACATTGGTCTTGTCCCATCCACAAGTCCACCTTACATCGGCTAAATGACAGCTGTGCCAGGATTTATCAGTCCCATACTCTGCCATAAGCAGCATGGAATTATCACAAATGTGTGGGTTCATGTTTTTGGTGTGTTGTGCTGAAACATTTACCCTTTACTCTTCTCTCTTGCTAAGGTCAATGATGCCACCAAACAAAGACCAAAGGCAGAGTTCTGCTTTGGTAAGTTCATCTTTATTCCTTCTCACCCTACACTGCGTCTCTGCCTCCTTCCTCTTTACCTGCATAGTAACTCTAGCCACATACATTtctctttcctttgcttttgacctgtttgtgtgtggctTTGTTTCCAGTGAGAGGAACTATCGTTGCTCCAACACGCTGACGTTTTAAACAATAGCGTGCTTGTAACTTTGTGGCAGCAGATTGTCCCTTTCCTGTTTCAACATCACAATGTACCTGTGTGCAAACAGCTGTGTACAAGAACACAACCGGCCTGCACAGAGCCCTCAGACCCCACTCCTTCCTCACTTCCTTCCCAGTCTCCTTTGTTCTCAATCCTTCCttgtttccttccttcctcGTCGTTCTGCCCtacctcttttctttctcactcCCTTCCTCCCTCTTTTCCTCATCTGTACGGTTTATTTCCTCTCTTTTGTCCCTTGCTACTTGTTATTCCTCTGCTGTCAAACAGTAGGCCTTTGTCACTCAATAGGAGGAAACTGTACAATGACAAAGACCtgacctctgtgtgtgtatttgcatcTGGATGGGAtaatggcacacacacacacacatcctctgCCTCTGAAACAGAAATAAGACGATATTTTTAGATACCCATGGAGCTcgtttctcttcttcctcttgtgCTTTCGAGCCTTAcacattcctctctctccctgtcatTTGTTCACAGTTATAAATGCAGGAATGAGGAAGTTTTACCTACAGGCCAACGACCAGCAGGATTTGGTAGAATGGATCAGTGTTCTCAACAATGCCATCAAGATTACTgtgagccacacacacacacacacacacacacagatccatcGTTGACCCTGTTTGTCCTCTGGTTGTGTGTCGCTCTGTCTTCAGCCTCGGGCTGCAGCAAATGGAAAGTTACACATCAGGCCACTGTGATAAAGATCAGTGCAGGCGTAGCAGCGTGTAAAGACACAACAGCATTAAAGCCACCTGCAGCTGCTGTGgtctgcagtcagctgacaaGTTTTCTGTGCACACTTTCATCTTTTCAAACTTCCTGCCTCTATAATCAAGGAATCTCTGAACTCGTGCGGCGATATCGACGCACGTGCTGCGCTGGCCGCTGCTGAGTTGAGCAAGCGGGCAAAAATCTGTTGGGTTGCAAATGAAGGGTCCTGCAGAGATGCACGGCCAGCTGAAATGACACCGAGACGTCGCTTGTGTCAGCAGATGCCATTTTCCTTTTTGCGTGCACCACCCTTTGCAAGGGCGACAACAGCAAGTGCATTAGCCTGACTGAAGGACTCGCAGCATTGGTCGGGTTATGTGCAAACAGTGACGTCGCCACAGCTCTATACCATTTATACCAGCGCTAAGGTCCTTGGGGTATTCTCCTGAGTACATCCACGTCAGCACAGGAGATGTTAAAAACCAGAAGCACTGAAATCACTTTGCTCCTGATTTTGACTTTTGAGTTTTGGTGGTAAAAACTGACTGTTGTACACTCTGAAACCCAGCAGGCCACCTGCATGAGGTTACAAAAGCAGAGAGGCGCACTTGCTGCCAAAACTACACCACAGTGTGGTTTTCACCAGCAGATGTCATGCCGCTATTGACATGTGCAATCTCAGTAGCAGCTAGAATAGGCTGACCAACGTCGTGTTGTGGATGGATAACCTCAGACGCTCTGGCTGAAGTCTGAAGTCTGTTTTCAGCGTTTACCTCTGCTTCTACTGAGAACaatcctcatcctgtcttcTCTGTGCTAATGCGCTTATACTAGGCTAACAACAGCTCTGTAGCTAGTCACCAGGTCAGTCCTCAGACAGTTTAGACCACCTGTACATGTAATGTCATGTGTTCTGTGAGGCTTTAGTGCCTTAACATGCAGGTTGTTACAGTATTGGCTGCAAAACTACAAAGTCCAGGAGGAGGTTATTAAATCATAGGGGTGAAGGGAGCATAGTGGGAATTTGCAGTCTATGTTAAAGTAATGCCGATCACAGCTTTAACACTGCTTACTGAAAAATGATTAGCTGGGAGTGGCAGATTCATGCGTCCTGCTGTCGGCAGCATTCAGATGCTTTGACAAACAGTCACCGATTGGCACTCAGGGAATGAGAATGGGCTGGTTCAGATCAAGATTCTTCATGTGCACCACCCATCCTTTTATCGTTTGTTCCTTTTCCATCTCTCAGAGTCCAGGAAGGAGTCTAAAACAGCACTTATTTTAAAGTTAATTACGATTGTCTGCTTGTTGTTTTAAGCTGTGCTTTAGCCTGCGAGCACCTCTGCTTTGGTACATATGTAACTTGCTGGTTGCAGCATGAGCTTCCTGTCAGACTTAGACCTCTGCTACAGTTCATGGTGTGAAAATAACCATCGTCACTCTTTAAGACCAAAGTCAATAACTGATCCTAATAGCTTTTATCTCTATTTAATTAGCATTGCTAACGTAATGTAAATTCCTATGATAAATAACATTcagagagttaaaaaaaaaaagaaaagaaaaaaggtgaaataaaGCCCAAGCTCTTAAAAATAGTGAGCCTTTTTGAAAGCCACGACTCCTGCTCTGTTTTCAGGTGCCAAAGCCCGGCGAGGGCCACAACACCCACGCAGAGACtccacaggagctgcttggAACCATGAAACAGGTCTCCTACAAAACTGAGATCATCGGAGGAGTCCCCATCATCACGGCCACTCAGGTAATGCTCACAGCTGCGAGCTGCAGGAGCAGCTCGGCAGGTCCGGTCCTGCCTGTGCTGGTATGCAGCTGCAAATGTGAGTCAGCTCGCAGGAACACAGGCGAGTGACGGCTGGTTTAATTACGAGTCGGAGGTTTTAAAAATATCAGGGGGAACACGCATTGACATTTAGCCGCTCATAGCcgagatttgtttttatttgttaaagGGGAACTCTGACAATTTTGCACATCTGTGATTGTTACGCCGGTTTTAGGAAGTAAAACTGCAAAATCTTTGTAATCCATCGTTTGTTTATGATTGAGACTAGAGACTCCAGTCAGTGGAGTTGCATTATGGGTAATATATAATTGAAATTAATGACAAGAACAGGAAGAATGCATGGATTAAAAATATCATCGCTGACTGTCGTCTTATTTCTATTCTTGGACTCTCTTAGAGTAGCTTTGGATGATTCAGAGTTCATAATAATCCTTATTTGTCTTACACCGGGCTTTCAtgcagcccctcagttcatcctctgtgtGAAAACAACACGTTTAGATCCTCCCCCTTAAAGTCtttcagctttcttctgattggctgcccctcaaaACACAAAATTGAAACAGTAGGTGGGCAGGTGGCTGGTGTGTCATGTTAGGGGTATCCCCTCTCGATGACATCACCGGGTgtcagaagttaaaaaaaacaactgtgtgTTCAGAGCAGTTTGAAATGGAGAAATGAAGTGTGGACTTCGAATCATCGACCGAGGCAGTGAGTTTAAGGCTCCATGTGTCTAATGTTGTGTAAGAGGACGTTTTTGGACACGGCTCAGTGTGGAAGTAAAAACTACACAAACTCTTCAGCAGAGGACGACTTTAGAAATCAGTTAAAATTTTAAGACTTCAGTGTTTTATATATGTGAGAAAATCCCGTCCTGCATTAAAGtttataaagtttatttaatcaTTCTGGTTACAAGCAGTTAAAAAGAATCCAAATGAACTCTaatgttcgtgtgtgtgtgtgtgtgtgtgtgtgtgtatttaaggaGCAGGGAGAGGGCCACAATGGAGCTGATCGTGGAGGCGTAAAGCGGGCTCAGAATCAAATGCCCTACTTCCTGTCCAGAGGAGCGCAGGATCAGGCCATCATCAAAGCGGGATACTGTGTCAAACAAGGAGCTGTGGTGagagcgcgcacacacacacacacacacacacacacacacacacactctctcagggTTAGTCAGTGTCGTCATAATGAACCATCATGTTTGGTTGGATAAAATTTCACACAGTAATCAgataaaaatacttttgtgtTATTAATGAACAATAATCGATGttcagaagagaaaagaaaagtaaaccTTTTCACTGCAGTTACCTGCCATattaaaatcatgttttttaacagaaaacatttcttaaatgcaaaaatgaacaaataaccACAGGCACAGTAAGAAGACAGTCTGGTGGCCTTATAAATACAGCGTATGTACAGGTGTGGCACAGAGATGGTAGAAAACAGAAGGAAGTGGCAGGCATAGAACTAACCTAactgtatttcaaaataaaacaggaagcagttAAACAGAAACTTTTCAATATGCTTTGCTTCCTCCTCTCAGATGAAGAACTGGAAGAGGCGGTACTTCATCCTGGATGAAAATTCTCTCAACTACTACAAAACTGACATGGTGAGGAAACGGTGAAGAGCTCAAACACGGTGACATCAGTGCACAAAGACACATCACGTTGCTCCTAAACAGAcactgaagaagaagagagtGAAAAAAATCAATGCGTGCTTGTTGTGCTCTGCAGAACTTGCTGCGTGTCTCCACATGCAGAGGCATGCGTCGTGAATACCTCCTCATGTGATCTACGTGTGGACAGATTAGCCCTAACTACAGCCTGTCTGTGCACATATATGGGCAcacccagtgtgtgtgtgtgtgtgcatacatatatgtgtgtctgGCTGAGTGTTCACACCTTTTTTATGTGTAATCATGTCCTGAGTGAGCAGCTCTTGCAGAGTGTTTGTTCTTCATTTTTACCATATTCATGCAGGATAACGTATCCACACTGGAGGTTTTTGGTAGTCTGATTAATCCTGTAAAGCGAACACCTGAATGTTTCTGTAAAGTCTGACGTGTCATTTATTTGCTGCTCTTCGTTAAAAGCTTGTGAAGCTCGTTGACGTCCATGTTTATTAGCTCGTCGTCTTCCTTGTGTTCACCCTCCTCGACACACGCTGACATTTGTTTGCATGTTATCACCGCTGACCGCGAGTCATACAGACTGACACGATCAAGCGTTTAGCTCATGCATATCATCAGCACACGTGTGTCTTCATGGATGCTTATCCGAAGGACACACGGGCGAACCATCTGACAGTCAAATAACCCCAGCACACACTGAGCATCGTTTATGAGTAATTTACTTAGTTTGCATCGTCAAGTGCTGATTATAGGCTGCTCATTAAGCCAGGTAAACGATGCTGCACATCGGGGATGTCAGAATAATCTTCCATCGTGGTCACGTGCGCCCCAGTTTGATCTTAACTGGGCCAAACCAGTGAAAGTGCGCTTTCTGACAGTGTGAAGACAtttaattaaacatttaatccctgaaatgtcttaatacataaaaaaaagaagtgcagcTTTCTACCTGATaattgtgtaaaattacagaaaatgttctgGCAGCTCATTGCTCACACGGTCCTTCTTTTACCGTGGACCCCAAACCGTCTATAGCAGAGTGGATAGTGGAACAAcaggaacttttctgtcatttaattgtttaactATCATTTAACTATTTGGTGCACCATGAGTGTCCATGGGGGAGGTCTTTATTCATtcaaaaatacacttaaaagtCAAAATTGATGCACTCGTTCACATTTTATTCCAGTGGGCCGGATTAGAGTCTTTGCTGGGCTGGTTCTGGCCCTTGGGCCTtatttatgtttgacacccttgttatgtatgtatgttggTGTAACCCGAGGTGATGACCTCTGGTCAGTGTAAAAGCATGCTGCTCACTGCCTTCTTTGGTTTGACAAAGTGTGAATGTGAAAGTTCGTAGCTGTCAGCTCAGCCGTGGCGTGAGTCGTCCTTTGATTGCAGTGAACCCGCCGCGCTGCAGAGCTGTGTCGGATCTCTAAACGTCTGACCTAGAGTCGTGGTTCCAACCGCTGTGAGCCGACCAACGTTTTGTTCACTCGACTGACCCACATGCTGTGAGCAAAGATTTAAacggaggtttttttttctcacaggtGAACGTGTGACGCAGGCTCAAAGTATTTAGCGAAAAATCTAAATGAAATCAAACACAGACACTAAATATTACCCGACCCATCGTGACGAGGTCGCGTGTTTCAGTTTGCTTTTGATATGTACTTTCTCTTCTGTCGTCTCAGGAGAGGGAGCCGCTGAGAGTCATCCCGCTGAAGGAGATCCACAAAGTGCAGGAGTGCAAACAGAGGTCAGTCAGCCTCCCTGTCAGCTCTGTGTTTAGGTTGATTCAGGGGAAGGTCACTAAAACCGTCTCCTTTGTGTCCTCCAGCGAGCACATGATGAGGGACAACCTGTTCGAGATGGTCACCAGCTCGAGAACCTTCTACATACAGGTAACACATGAGGATGACGCGGTCATCAGTCAGGAGAAGCTCTTTCTGCATCGTTGTCTCATCTGTTGTGCTTTGAGCCAAATGAGCGTAAATTAGATTAAACATTTGGATGATTGTTCCATGCATCCGTTTTCTGAAGGATTTAGTCTCTCCGCTGCCTCCACATGAGATACTGATGAGGATTTACTGATGGTACATTTGATTGGTCGTCTTTGTTCTTTCCAACTCTTCTAACTCAACAACTGAGAGGGAGCGATTTACTAACAGGAAGACTTTGTTTAATCGAGTTAAAATCACCGTATTATGTCATATGTACGTGTTTAGAATCATAGCTTTGCTAAAAAGGCGCGCATTCATTTACTttcctgtgtttctctctgtcaggCTGACAGTCCAGAGGACATGCACAGCTGGATTAAGGCCATCTCAGGCGCGATCGTGGCCCAGCGTGGTCCCGGGCGCTCCGCTAACACTGTAGGTATCATCTCAGGTGAAGCTACTTGGTAAGAGGTTTAGGTGACATGGGAAAGGATGAGTTTGATTTAACAGGACAGATGTGGAAGTTTCATAAGCTCAGAGTAACGGTGCGAACATGAACGATTCAGTCTAACTAAGATGATACAAAGATGCTGccataaatgaaaatgcattCCTTCTTCTCATTGGTCTTTAAAATCACTCTGAAGTGTTTCTTCCTGCTCACTTCACGCTGCTGCAACATGTGGCTGCATGAGCCAGTGCAGCAGTGCCACCGTGTGGCAGAAACACAGCACTGCAGCAGCTTAATGAGGTCTATAACTCTGTAAATCTTTGTTAGATTTCTTTCATTAATTCAAAGATTTTTATTAACAAAACAATCTTCAGATGATTTGGGTGCTTAACCCACAGTGTGGGAATATTTTAATTGTAAATCTATCGTTAGGGATGAGACTGAGTGTGAagtaatttgtgtgtttgtgattttaATATCCTGcttgttcatgtttttgtgaCACTTTCTAGAGTTTCACAGATAATGATGACTGTGACTGAtgcatgtgtttttgtgcatttctgttaaatctgtttcatacacacacacacacacacctaaagagTTTCCTTCCCAAACTATAAACATTCAAACCGAAGCTCGTCTGCTGCTGAAACGAATCTGGATCACAGACTGAAGCTAatgtcttttaactttatgcagcGATAAACTCCTAGAAAAATTTGAAGGAAGCCTCCTTGTTTTGTAGCAAATTAGACTTTTTTGACTGAGAGCCAGTTTTGATTTTAACTTGCAATATTAACCAGATACAGTTTGTTCAAAACCTGAAATATTGTTTCACGAGACCCAGACGCCAGTCTGACGCGAAGAGGAGTGGTGATTCTGCCAGTGATGTCGGCTGGAAAAGTAAAGCGATGCTGCAGTGGAAATCAAACTGGTTTgtaagagaaaaacaaaccagttTATGGAAACGCTCTCGCCTGAAGCTATAACTAAGTTTGGAAACTATTAACTCTCCAAGTGAAAACTGCTCAGCTGTAGTCAGAGGCCCCGCCCTCAGAGGAAATTCAGGCTGACCAAAGCAGAAGTCCATGACTGATGGTAAAATCACAGATTGCACGGTTCAAGTGTTGAGAACGGGACGTCCAGGCGCAGAtttcacaaacagcagcagagctGGAAGCTGTGTGAACGCCCACAAAGAGGATTACAGCCGCTGAAAAAAATGGGGgaatttggggatttttttctcagaattctggggAAAAATTCCAAAAGACCCCTCACTCTTTTCACTGGCCCTAAACTTCCAGTAAACATGACCCTGAAGGGGGATTAGCAACTTTTAATTCAGGCTCAGAATGTTTGGATCACACCTCACACAGATGTTTGTCACAAGAAACAAAAGCAGGTACTTCTggtttctgtctgtgtaaggcgtgaatggatggatggatggatggatggatggatgcgtGGATGGATGTGTGGATGGATATGTGGGTGGATGGATGTGTGGATGGATATGTGGGTGGATGTGTGGGTGGatgtgtggatggatggatgtgtggGTGGAcgtgtggatggatggatggatgtgtggGTGGATGTGTGAATGGAtgtgtgggtggatggatggatgaatgtgtggatggatgtgtgggtggatggatggatagatgtgtgggtggatggatggatggatgtgtggatgaatgtgtgaatggatggatggatgtgtggtgtggatggatggatggatgtgatgGATGTGAATGGAtgtgtgggtggatggatggatgaatgtgaatggatggatgatgatggatggatggatggatggatggatggatggatggatggatgtgtggatgaatgtgtgaatggatggatggatgtgtgggtggatggatggatggatggatggatggatggatggatggatggatgaatgtgtgaatggatggatggatgtgtggGTGGATGGATATATGGGTGGATGTGTGGCTTCGCTTGGATAGGAGCTCTCCTCCGCGCTGTAACTGAGCTGTGCTGTAAACTGTTGTTTTCAGATCCGTCAGGCCAGAAGGCTGTCCAGTCCTTGTATACAGAGGTATACGCCATTCTGCGGCGGTGAATGCAGCACGTATGTGACCCCCGTGCCCTTTACCCCCAACCCCCGCACCCCGACCCATTCACCACAGCTTCCCCCTCACCGAGTCTTCACCCTGCGCACCACAACAGACGCGTTGTGGTCCTTCCTCACTCTGAGCATCGACGCTGTAGTGTTCATCCATCCTAAAGCTACAGTCAGGCTGAACAGTCACTCCAGCTGTTGCTCAAGCAGCAGCTCTTTGTAGCCACATCTGGAGCCTGCAGTACGTGCAGCTGGATAGTTTGTGCATTTGGATGAATCtcagaaacattcagagtttggGAGTTTACAGTTCATGCCTGAATGTCACCCAAACCTTTAGTCAGAACTCTGATTATCACAGAAGCAGAAAATCAAGTATTTCCTTCCTGTTTACGTAATTTATTTGGATCTTCTGTTGATTTAAGTTCTTTTCAGCTAATGAAAAGATATAAGACTAGTTCAGGATCAAAAACAGGTCAGAAAAAGTAAGAATAGTAATAAGAAAGGGATTTTAAATCCATAGTCTTGTTCCATTTGTTCAAATCTAAACGTTTAATGGCAATTTTAACTTATTTACAAAGTCAGAGAAAGTCGTCTAGACATGCAAAAGTGAATCTTATAGCACAGATTTATTCTACAGGATTATGGTATCTGAATCTAATTAAATAGTTAATTGAATTTATAAAGAAAAAGTTGAATTTATTGGAAATGACCTATGTAGACCCTTGTGTAGTACCTTTAAAGCCCACCAGGGGGTGACAACCTGCACTTTGTGACTCATGGCTCTAAATAGCCTTCATCGAAATGCATTTTGTTCATGAAGCAGACTTCATGAATAAGTCTTCTTCATGGCTTTGTGGAATAACTCAGGGTTTCATTCAGGCTGTTGGGTTTGACGCTTCATTTCAGACCTTCTGAAGGATTCTCATCCAGATTAGACTGAACTGAAACTCATGATAAAAAGCTAACAAACTAGATTATCAGATTATTTCCAGGTATTATTCAGTCTTCCttacatatttatatcctgtggATGGATTTGTGCCACAGTGATGGATGTTGTCCAGTCACAGTCGTGCTGCCCTCAGCTTGATGCAGGTGGAAAAAACTCTGAAATTGAGTTGATCAGCTGATCTTTGACCTTTAAGTCCAGCTCACAGGCTGAGATGCTTCCTCGACATCGACACTGACGATTTCTTCGTACACTGTTGTTTTGGCAGCGTCCTCCTCGTAACATGTTGACTTTTCTCTCTGGTCCTCCATCGACTGCCTTATATTAACACGTCGATCCTCTCACATCACAGCTCGTCTCTCGctgtctttcttttatttatccaACACGTTCTCCTGTAGGCAGAAACTTCAGCTCCACCTGCTCATAAACATATCATCCTGCACCACCTGCACCATCATCTCTGAGCGTTTCACGTTGTTTCATTCTTCATATCTCACTACTGATTCAAATTTACAGCGTTCCCGACTCCCAGCAGGACTCCACAAAGAGCCTAACTCATCCCGAGTCTCTCTTTTTTATCCTGCTAACACTCTGtcattttgtctttctgtttttcctccgtgtgtgtgtgtgtgtgtgtgtgtgtgtgtgtgtgtgtgtgcgtgtgtgcgtgcgtgcgtttGCCTTACAGAGAGTAAGGTGTGACAGTGACGTACTAACCTTCCCCAAATGAGCCCCACCGCCGCCTTCTTCCcgtccctcctcctcctccgcctgCTGCTGCTCATCGTCCAATCACCAAGCCCCGATGCCTCAGCTTCTTAGCACCTGCTGCTTGATCCTGCCCTGCTCCCTGGCGGCTGCGGCGCCACCCATTCGTACGTGTTGCTTGTATCTGCATGAAGCCTTGTTTAAACTCACAGCATTTCACTCGTGTGTAACTATTTGTCCATCGAGAGCAGGTTAGCCAGCTGGAGGATTGTGGGTACTGTAGTGTTTAGAACCCCCTCTCTCCATTAAAGTGGCAAAAGAAGGTCACGGTGCTTTAATGTGGCTGCCCGTGCCGTTACATCATCAAAGAGAACGTCCTTGGCTTCACCTCTGTAAGCTTTCTTTGCTAGAGTAACTTGGTTTGTCTGCTGTTACTGATCATCATCTTTTACAGTGTTCATAGCACCCTTCCTGAAAGCTTACTGTCCAAGCACTGCCTAATAACAattaatatcattattattataatactgAGGAAGCTTCTTTGCTTTTGCTGCCATTTGGCTCTATCTGTCTGCTACTTTTGCCTAGCGATAAGGATTATTGTGCATTTAATTGGACCCCTAAATATGTAGCCTGATCAATCAGGTCTGATTCTGATCTAAAATAAGGATTAGAAGATGGTGACGACTAATGAGCATCTTTAATATCAAGCAAGCAGCTTTGGTTTCACAGAGCCTGATCCGGATGTTTCAGATTAAATTGGCTGTAAGCACCACGTTTTCACTGATTCTGTGACTCGAGCTTTACATTTTACTGAGCCAGTTAAACACGAGGAGTCTAATGTCAATACTTTGTAATGTGAAGCTGTTAAAACACACGCTAATGATACTCAGTTATAAGGATGATACCCAACAGGAGACACATGTGAGCCTGATCTAGGCTATTCACAGCAAGTTTGTGTGACTGGAAAGTCTCACCCCCAAAATCTGGGTCATATAAAGCTGGAGTCTGTGCTGTCAGTCAGAAAAATGTGCCAAAGAAAAGTGCAGATGTGAGTCAAACCTACCTTTAGGCTGACCTTTAAGCCTTTCCAGA
The Oreochromis aureus strain Israel breed Guangdong linkage group 8, ZZ_aureus, whole genome shotgun sequence DNA segment above includes these coding regions:
- the plekha1b gene encoding pleckstrin homology domain-containing family A member 1 isoform X2 gives rise to the protein MPYVDRQNRICGFLDIEENENSGRFLRRYFILDTEQGSLLWYMDNPQNLPKGAGNVGSLNLSYISKVNDATKQRPKAEFCFVINAGMRKFYLQANDQQDLVEWISVLNNAIKITVPKPGEGHNTHAETPQELLGTMKQVSYKTEIIGGVPIITATQEQGEGHNGADRGGVKRAQNQMPYFLSRGAQDQAIIKAGYCVKQGAVMKNWKRRYFILDENSLNYYKTDMEREPLRVIPLKEIHKVQECKQSEHMMRDNLFEMVTSSRTFYIQADSPEDMHSWIKAISGAIVAQRGPGRSANTIRQARRLSSPCIQRYTPFCGGECSTSTVTTPLPAPPSTSQSMRNSKTRSPQRVLSLALDTRHRDNFLGLLPWRLSGVQSVMVPLPPARSRLSLQETLQPSK
- the plekha1b gene encoding pleckstrin homology domain-containing family A member 1 isoform X1 is translated as MPYVDRQNRICGFLDIEENENSGRFLRRYFILDTEQGSLLWYMDNPQNLPKGAGNVGSLNLSYISKVNDATKQRPKAEFCFVINAGMRKFYLQANDQQDLVEWISVLNNAIKITVPKPGEGHNTHAETPQELLGTMKQVSYKTEIIGGVPIITATQEQGEGHNGADRGGVKRAQNQMPYFLSRGAQDQAIIKAGYCVKQGAVMKNWKRRYFILDENSLNYYKTDMEREPLRVIPLKEIHKVQECKQSEHMMRDNLFEMVTSSRTFYIQADSPEDMHSWIKAISGAIVAQRGPGRSANTEHSDHSPSSSTFYLPVNEELQDSQSSESAQPRSGHAPSGQLPGPPPLEAERGPVRDGAPSPGALPPVTAGDAAAFKVKEEDKLAWGSPSGVSGSQLLLAEDQDVDITLF